The DNA window GCGGCTGTAGAAGCCCATGGCGTCGTCGCGGGCGTGGCAGAAGACCTCGCGCAGGCCGAGTTCGCCGAAGGCGCGGCGTTCGAGTTCGACGACGAGGCGGCGGCCGATCCCCTCGCCCTGGCGCTGGAGGTCCACGGCCATCTGCATCAGCTTGCCGACGCCGGGTTCGGGATAGTCGGGGATGAGCAGGGCGCAGCCGACCACGCGTGGTCCGGAGGGATGGTCGAAAACGGCGACGAAGTGCTCGGCCCGGTCGTCGATGGCGAAATCGCGCCGGAACGCCTCCATCGAATACCCGATGGGACGGAGCAGGACGGCGTCGCGCAGGGCGCACTCCTGCTCGTAGAGGGGATCGACCGTCGTGATGCGCCTGACCCGGATCATGAGAGCGCGGCCTCACCCTTGCCCCGTTCTGCCGCTCCACGCCCGGCTGGTGCGCTGCTGTGACGCGCAGTCCCCGGGTCGAACGCCCCGGAAGCGGGGAGGCACGAGCGTAGCAACTCGGCATCGTCCCTACCATCCCCCGCCATGACCCCGCGACGCCCAACCCGTCCTGTGTACGTCGGCGACAGCCGCACGGGCATCGTGCAGATCGGCGGCGGGCTTCCGGACTGGGCGGGTCGGGCGACCGCGCCCGCGCCGGTCTCCGTCCAGACCATGACGGCGGGGTACACGCACGACGTGGACGCCTGCGTGGCCGAGATCGACAGGCTGCACGCGGCCGGGGCGGACATCGTGCGGGTCGCGGTGCCGGAGAAGAAGGACACGGCTGCGCTGCCGGAGATTCTCGCGCGGACCTCGGTGCCGATCGTGGCGGACGTGCATTTCCATTTTCAGCGGGCGTTGGAGGCGGTCGAGGCCGGCGTGCACAAGATCCGGCTGAACCCCGGGAACATCAACGAGCGTGCGCAGGTGGTGGAGGTGATCCGGGCGTGCAAGACCGCGGGCGTCCCGATCCGGGTGGGCGTGAACGAAGGCTCGATCGTTGAGCGTCGCGACAAACAGAAGCGACTGAAGGAACTCGGTGCGGTCTTCAGCGAGCAGAAGCACGGGTACCTGCTTGCCATCATGGTGACGAAGCTCGAGGAGTACCTCGACGTCTTCTACGAGGAGGACTTCCGCGACATCGTGATCAGCGCCAAGAGCATGGATGCGGCGTTGACCATCGACGCGTACACGGAGATTTCGCGCAGGTTCGACCATCCGCTGCACCTGGGCGTGACGCACGCGGGGCCGCGCGAGACCGGGTGCATCCGCTCGGTGGTCGCGCTGGGCACGCTGCTGGCGAACGGCGTGGGGGACACGATCCGCATCTCGTATGCCTCGGACCACGTGGGCGAGGTGGAGGATGGGCTGGAACTGCTCTACGCGCTGGGGCTCCGCGAGCGCAAGGGTGCGGAGCTGATCGCCTGCCCGACGTGCGGGCGCATCCAGGTGGACCTGTTCACGCTGGTTCAGGAGGTTCGGCGGACGCTGACGGCGCGCGTGGAACTGCCGATCAAGGTGGCGGTGATGGGATGCGTGGTGAACGGGCCTGGCGAGGCGGAGGGGGCGGACGTGGCGGTCTTCGCAGGGGACCGGCGGGGCATCATCTACGTGCAGGGCGAGCGGGTGGCGAACTTGCCGGAAGGGGAGATTCTGCCCCGGCTGCTCGATGAGTGCCTGCGGTTCCAGGAACGAGTGCGGCGGGGTGAGGCGCGACTGGGAGAAAAGAAGGTCAGCATCGTGCCGCCGGATCCGCTGGGGGAACTCGGAAGCGGGTGGGAGAAGATGGCGGCGGAGCGAGTGCGCTCGACACCCATTACGATCCGGACGACGTGAGGGCGGAAGCACGAACTACAGCCGCTCGCCTAGAGTCGCGGTACGCTGCGGTCGCGGCTTGCTGAATGTGCACGAGTCGTCATGGTCGAGGTCAGCGTGCTCGCTGAGGCCTCGCCTGCGCGTCCAACATGCGTGAGACCATGGCTCGCATGGCGCCTGCCTGCTCGGGGTCGATGCCGGCCTCGTCGAGGCGGACGGTGATGGCGGGGAGCCAGAACTCGCCGGCGACCTCGAAGCCCAACTCCTCGACCATGCGGCGTTCGAGGTCGGGGAAGTGGCCCGCGCCGTAGAAAACGGCGACGCTCTCGACGCCGGACTGCTCATCCATCAGTCGTCGGAGGTCGTCGAGAACGACGGTGTTGCGATCGACGATGAGGACTTCGAGGAGCCTGCCGGCCTGGCCGAGCTGGGCTTCGAGGATTTCGTCGGCGCGGGCGACCATTTCGAGCATGGCGAGTTTGGCGGTGGCGCGCATGCCCTCGTTCATACCGACGAAGCGGAGGAGCACGCCGGCCATGCGCGACATGATGGACTCGCCGGAGAGGGCGCGGAACAACTGGTTCGCGGCGGCGGCGGTGCGCTGGTCTGCCGCGGGAGCGTCGCCGGCGTTGTCTTCGTTTGCTTCGGCGCCGGCCTGACCGCCGCCCGTGAGCACCGACCGCAACTGCTCGATGGACATGTCGCTGTTTCGCCAGTGTCGGCGGTCGTAGTCGATGCCGCGGAGCTGGAACTCCAGTCCGAGGGCGTCTGCGAGTTGCTGCTGTATGCCGGGCAGTCGCGGGAGGTCGGGGCGGACGGAGACGCGCTCCGCCGCGACTGCGACGGTGAGATCAGCGGCCGCGCCCTCGCCGCCCGGCTGGCGGTCCGCGCCGAGACTGATCAACCGGAATCCGTGCTCGCCGATGCTGGCGGTGATCGGCGTACCCCAGGCGTCCACGATCGCCCGCTCGACGACGGACGGGTGGATGCCGGGCAGTTTCTCCGCCAGGGCGTCGAGGGTTTGCGGGTACGAACCGGACTCGCGCCTTGCGGCGATGAGCAGCATGGCGGCGGCACGGAGGCGTGCCTCGGTGCGTTCGATGTTGATTTCGTCATCGTCGGCGTCGCCGCCGGTGAAGGGTCTCTCCCCGCCGACGCCCTCGTAGAGCACGAGGTCCTGGGCGTCGAGAAAGGCCTGCACGTCATCGTAGAAGGACTGGTCGGCGACGTGGACCGCGCCGACGAGGTGGACGAGGGGTGAGCCTGGCCGCGTCAGCGTCCGCACGGAGAGTTCGAGGGTCGAAGCAAGACCGCCTGCGTCGTCTCGCACGCGCATGTATTTCGCGGCGCGTTCGGCCTGTTGGCCGAGGGCTGCCGGTCCCAGGACAACCCCCACGACGCCCGCAATCCAGACCAGTCGCTTCATCCGCATCGCTCGCTCCCTGTCGGCACTGATGTCACCCGCCACATGATGTTCCGGTTCTCCGCCGTCGGGTTGCAGGCCGGCCTGCCCACCCCCGGCTTCAGCGTCCCGCGCGCCCTGCGACGATGCCTCTCACCCTCGCCGCGCAGGCGGCGGCGCGGCGTCGGACGCGATCGTCGTTCTCGCCGCGTGCCATCTGGACGACCTGCGAGGCGAGTTCCGTCCACCGCCTGCCGACGGAGGTTCGCCCGTCGATGGTGAGCGCGCGCGAGGCGAGCCAGACGGCGGCGAGCCGATGGCCGGGGCGTTCGTCGCGCAACATGCCGACGAGTTCGCCTGCGGCCGCCTGGCTGTCGCCGAGCGCGAGCATCGCGCGCAGGGCGTTGGCGCGGACGCGGTGATGGCCGTCGGCCTTGAACTCGATGACAGACGGCGCCTCCCCGGGCGCCGACTTCTGGTCCGGGAAGTCGGTGCGCTCGCGGCGCATCCGTCGCGCCAGCGCCTCGACGGCGTTCGCGCGCACGCGATCGTCCGAGTGCGAGAGACAGGAGCGGAGCGTTGCATCGGCGTTTGGCGGCGCGCCGGCGTCGCCGAGCGCGGCGACGGCGGTGGCGACCTCGCGGTCGGTCGCGCCCGCGCCGCCAGCGGCGAGGGTGAGCAGGGCATCCTCAACTTGCCGGTGCAGCCCGAACCGGCGTACGACGCCGAGCGCGCGGAGTCTGGGCGCCTCGGCAGCCTGGACGAGCAGCCCGCGCAGCATCGAGACGAGTTCGTCGGGGTTCAGGGCGAGCAGGCGGCGGGCCGCGAGCCGGGAGGCGGCGGAGTCGGGGTCGAGCGGGTCGAGGCGATCGCGGTCGGCCTCGGCGATGAGTCGCACGCATCGGTGCGGGGAGAGGCAGAGCCGACCGGCAAACCTGCGGCGTGCCGCATCGGACGGTCTCGGCCCGCTCGGCACCCCGCCGACTGCGGACCAGAGGAGGGTCGCGGTGCGGGCGACGATCGGGTCGGGGTCGAGGCAGTAGTCGGGGAGTTCGGCTGCGGACGCGGCCCGCGCCGCGGCGAAGCGAACCGACGGCTCCGGATCGGTGACGAGCGGGCCGAGCGCGGCGGAGCGCGTCGCTTCGTCGAGTGCCAACGCCTCGACGAGGGCTGGCAGGCCCGTTCTCGCCTGGGCGGAGAGGCGGCAGAGGGTCGCGCCGTCCGGCAGCGGGCCGCCCGACGCCACGAGGCGGGAGCGGGGGTCAGTCGCGCCCTCGACGGGACGAGTGCGGACCTGCATCCGGCGCACACGGTGCCGGCGAGCCGGCCTGGCCAGGAGGTGCCAGGCGCGCAGCACGGCCTCGTGTTCGGCGATCGACTCCGCCCTGCCGAGGCGTTCGAGGGCGGCCGGCGCGACCGCGCGATCCGCGAGCCACCACAGGGCGAGCCGTCGCGCAACGGCCGAATCGGAACGGCGGAGCGCCGCTCGCACGCCCGCGTGGTCGTCGCTCGAACGCAGCTCGGAGGCGAGACGGGCACGCCCCGGTCCGAGTTGGTCCGCCTCGAAGGGGCGAGGGAGCAAGACCATCGCGCAGAGCGCGAGTTGGCGTGTGCGTCGGATCGATGCGCCGGCCATGCACCGCGCGACGATCCCGGCGAGTTCATCGGCGGCGTCCGCGGCGTCCGGCGCGCCCGGGTCCATGGGCTTGGCCAGCACGTCGGAGGGCGCATCGGAGCCGAGGAGCGCACGAGACTCGACACCGGACGCGCGCGCGCAGAGCCGCAGCAGCCCCGCGCCCGCGGCGGCGGCGATGCGCCGGTCCGGATCGGCCAGCATGTCGGCGAGCAGTGGCGCGAGGACGGGGTCGCCGGACTCCTGCGCAACGCGGACCGCGGCATAGCGGGCGGCAGGATCGCTGTCCGCAACGACCACGCGGAGCGCATCTTCCCATCGGCCGCGGCCGGCAGCGAGGGTGATCCTGCGCAGGCACGGCCCGAAGCGCCGCCAAGTGCGCGCGACCTCGACCAGCGCCGCGTCGGCCACCTCTCGTCGCGCCGACGAGGCCCGCTCGGGGATCAGGGCGAGTTCGATGAGTTCCGTCCCGAGGGTCTCGACGTCTTCGTCCGGGGCATCACGGACGGCCTGAGCGATCGCTCCCAACCTCCGCCCCGGGGGGAGTTTGCGCAACGCATCGACACGGGCGGCGAAGCCGGCCATTCGCGTGTCCCTCGCGGGGTTCCCCCCCCTGGGTCCGAAAAAGTCGCCCAAAACATGCTAGTCATTGTGGACACGGGGCGGATGAGTCAATATCTTGGGCCGCATGTGGGGGCCTGCCAAGGCTGGCTGGGGTTGGCGCCGGGAACGGACGACAGCACGCACCCTCGGCCTACAGTCGCTGCTACCTCACGTGGGGACCGGGAGGGTCGCCGGGACGGAGTCCGGGCGGCCGCGACGGTGGCGTTCGGCCGAGGCCGGGACGCTCGAATCCAGGAGCACGCATGGACACGCAGACGAATCCGAGCAGTCTCCAATCGTACCAGGTGGTTCTCTATGACCGGGCGCTGCACCCTGAACTGTTTCAGCTCAAGGGTCGGAAGGTCGTCAAGCACGGGGCGTACGAGTTCGAGGGCTGGCTGATGGGGGGCGCGCACCTGCTGCGCTTCGAGCACGGGCCGGTGTGCGCGTGCGAGCTTGTGACGGACGAGGAGCACAGCCTGCCGACGGCGGGCGTGGTGACGGCGTTCTTCTGCGCCGGTGAGCGGGACTTCGATCACAAGTTCCGCGACACGCCGGTGAACTACATGACGACGGTGCAGACCGAGACGCTGAGCGAGAACCTGTACCTGGCCACGTTCGAGGAGCTGGTGGAGTTCGCGCGCGAGGCGCGTGCTCTGGTTCACCGCTGGACGGACGTCGCCGGCCCATGCCTCTCGATCCTCGACATCCAGCGATTCAGCCGCGAGGTGCACGCCCAGTCGTACCACCTGTTGGCCACAGGGGGCGTGGTGCTGCGAACGCAGACGATCTTCGAGCACGCGTGAGCGAGCGGCTTTCGGCTTGGGCATGCCCGCGGGTGTGACCCCCATGGGTCCGCGTGGACCCGTGGTGTTGTCTGCGTGCCCCGCCCCATACCATGCTCCCTCTGTCCGTCCCCCACTCCCGCGAGCGACGCCCATGACCGGATCGACCACGCCCGACGCCAAGCCCGGCTATCGCCAGACGCTGAACCTGCCGCAGACGGCCTTTGCGATGAAGGCGAACCTGGTGCAGAACGAGCCTGAGTCCATCCGTCGTTGGACGGCGATGGGGCTGTACCGCCGGTTGCGCGAGCGTGCGGCGGCCGAGGGGCGGCGTCGCTGGCACTTCCACGACGGCCCTCCCTATGCGAACGGTTCGCTGCACCTCGGGCACATCCTGAACAAGTCGCTCAAGGATTTCGTGGTGCGGTCGCGCTCCATGATGGGGCTGGACGTGCCGTACGTACCGGGGTGGGACTGCCACGGGCTGCCGATCGAGCACCAGGTGATGACGAGCCTGGTGGAGAGCGGCAAGTCGGCGAAGCTGGCGGAACTAGACGACGACCGTCGCAAGATCGCGGTGCGTCGCGACTGCCGGGCGCACGCCGAGAGGTTCATCAAGCTCCAGTCCGGGCAGATGGTGCGGCTGCTGACTCTGGCGGATTACGAGCGGCCGTACCTGACGATGGACCCGGCGTTCGAGGGGGCGACGCTGGAGGTGCTGGCGGACCTGGTGGAGCAGGGGCTGGTGTACCGCGCGCTGAAGCCGGTGCACTGGAGCATCGCCAACGAGACCGCGCTGGCGGAGGCGGAACTCGAGTACGAGGACCGGGTGGACCCGTCGATCTACGTGGACTTCGAGGCGGAGGACGGCGCGGCTGTCTTCAAGGCGTTCGGGCTTGCGACGCCCGCGGCGGGTTCGGTCGGGTTCATGATCTGGACGACCACGCCCTGGACGCTGCCGGCGAACCTGGCGATCGCGGTGCATCCTCGGTTCGAGTATGCGCTGGTGGAGGTGGACGGGCGGACGACGGTGACCGCGGCCGCGCTCGTCGAGCGGGTGACGAAGGCAGCGAAGGCGAAGAGCGTGCGCACGCTGGCGACGGCGACTGGCGAGAGGCTGCTCGGCCTGCGCTACAGGCGCCCGATCGAGGCCGCGATTCCGGGTGTCACGCCCGCCGTGTACACCATCGTCCCGGCCGAGTACGTGACGCTCGATGACGGCACGGGCCTCGTCCACACGGCCCCCGGGCACGGGGCGGAGGACTTCGCCACCGGCAGGCGCGAGGGGCTGCCCGTCTACTGCCCCGTGCGGCACGACGGGACGTACGACGAGACCGTGCCCGACTGGCTGCGCGGCGTTGATATCTGGAAGGCGAACGACCTCATCACCGCGAATCTGCGCACGAACGCGCGCCTGTTCCACATGGAACGGATCACACACTCGTATCCGCACGACTGGCGGAGCAAGACGCCGGTCATCTTCCGGTGCACGGAGCAGTGGTTCGTGGGCGTGGACGTGCCGACGCGCCGCGAGGGTCGCACGCTGCGCCAACTCGCGCTGGACGCGACTGCGGCGTCGGTGGCGTTCGTCCCCGAGTGGGGCCGCAACCGGATGCGGGGGATGCTCGAATCGCGTCCGGACTGGTGCATCAGCCGACAGCGATCGTGGGGTCTGCCGATCCCGGCGTTCTTCCTCGAGGACGGCTCGGCGCTGCTGACGGCGGCGAGCGTGCGTGCCGTGGCGAAACTGGTGCGTGAGAAGGGGAGCGACGCGTGGTTCACGAGCGGGCCGGCGGAGTTGCTGCGCCATTACGACGCGGCGAGCGATCCCGATGCGCCGGAGTCCGTGCGGCGTGACCCGGCCGCGCTGCGCACGGCGCGCAAGGGGCCGGACATCCTGGACGTGTGGTTCGAGTCCGGCTCGACGTGGAACGGGGTGATGCGGGAGCGTGAGGGGCGCGACGCGGTGCCGGTGGAGTTGTATCTCGAAGGGTCGGACCAGCACCGGGGCTGGTTCCAGTCGTCGCTGCTGGCCGCGCTGGGGGCGACGGGCGGTCCGCCGTACAAGGCGATCCTGACGCACGGTTTCATGGTGGACAAGGACGGTCGGAAGCTGAGCAAGAGCAAGGGGCACAGCGTCGAGGACCTGTTCAAGTTGTACGGGGCGGACGTGGTGCGGTGGTGGGCGTCGTCGCTGGCGTACGAGCAGGACATGAAGACGGACGACGAGTTCTTCCGGCTCGCCGGGGAGAGTTATCGCAAGGTGCGGAACACGCTGCGTTTCATGCTGAGCAACCTGTATGACTTCACGGCGGAGCGGGCGAAGGCGGCCGGGACGCCGGACCCGCTCGGGCTGGACGCCTGGGCGCTGTCGGAATACGGCGACGTGGAGCGTCGCGTCATCGCGGCTTATGAGCGGTACGACTTCCGCACGGCGCACCTGGCTGTCTACGACTTCTGCAACGACTCGCTGAGCGCGGTGTACCTAGCGGCGGTGAAGGATCGGCTTTACTGCGACAAGCCGGACTCGGCGAGGCGGCGATCGACGCAGGCCGCGCTGTGGCGGATCACGGATGGGTTATGCCGTCTGGTCGCGCCGATCCTGTGCCACACGGCGGACGAGGCGTGGCGCGCGTTGCACGGGGCGGGCGCCGGGGATGCGGAGAAGTGCGTGCATCTTGAGACGTTCGGGGGCACTGCTGAAGGGGAGTTGGCGTGCGATCCGCGGTGGGCGAGGGTGATGGCGGCACGCGAGGCCGCGCTCGCGGTCGTCGAGCGTGCCAAGGCCGAACTCGGCGTCGACAACCCGCTGGACGCCGGCGTGACGCTGCCCGATCCGGACGGCGATCTGGCGGCGTTCGACGCACGCGACCTGGCGGACCTGCTCGGTGTCAGCCGGGTATCGCTCGACCCGAAGGCGCGAGCGCCGATCGTGCATGACCTGCGGTCCGAGCCGAGATGCGAGCGGTCGTGGAAGAGGGACGGCACGGTGCGCCAGCGGAGCGATGGTGGGATGCTCTCGGACCGGGACGCGGAGGCGGTGGGCGTGTCCTGATCCGC is part of the Synechococcales cyanobacterium CNB genome and encodes:
- the ileS gene encoding isoleucine--tRNA ligase, translating into MPAGVTPMGPRGPVVLSACPAPYHAPSVRPPLPRATPMTGSTTPDAKPGYRQTLNLPQTAFAMKANLVQNEPESIRRWTAMGLYRRLRERAAAEGRRRWHFHDGPPYANGSLHLGHILNKSLKDFVVRSRSMMGLDVPYVPGWDCHGLPIEHQVMTSLVESGKSAKLAELDDDRRKIAVRRDCRAHAERFIKLQSGQMVRLLTLADYERPYLTMDPAFEGATLEVLADLVEQGLVYRALKPVHWSIANETALAEAELEYEDRVDPSIYVDFEAEDGAAVFKAFGLATPAAGSVGFMIWTTTPWTLPANLAIAVHPRFEYALVEVDGRTTVTAAALVERVTKAAKAKSVRTLATATGERLLGLRYRRPIEAAIPGVTPAVYTIVPAEYVTLDDGTGLVHTAPGHGAEDFATGRREGLPVYCPVRHDGTYDETVPDWLRGVDIWKANDLITANLRTNARLFHMERITHSYPHDWRSKTPVIFRCTEQWFVGVDVPTRREGRTLRQLALDATAASVAFVPEWGRNRMRGMLESRPDWCISRQRSWGLPIPAFFLEDGSALLTAASVRAVAKLVREKGSDAWFTSGPAELLRHYDAASDPDAPESVRRDPAALRTARKGPDILDVWFESGSTWNGVMREREGRDAVPVELYLEGSDQHRGWFQSSLLAALGATGGPPYKAILTHGFMVDKDGRKLSKSKGHSVEDLFKLYGADVVRWWASSLAYEQDMKTDDEFFRLAGESYRKVRNTLRFMLSNLYDFTAERAKAAGTPDPLGLDAWALSEYGDVERRVIAAYERYDFRTAHLAVYDFCNDSLSAVYLAAVKDRLYCDKPDSARRRSTQAALWRITDGLCRLVAPILCHTADEAWRALHGAGAGDAEKCVHLETFGGTAEGELACDPRWARVMAAREAALAVVERAKAELGVDNPLDAGVTLPDPDGDLAAFDARDLADLLGVSRVSLDPKARAPIVHDLRSEPRCERSWKRDGTVRQRSDGGMLSDRDAEAVGVS
- the ispG gene encoding flavodoxin-dependent (E)-4-hydroxy-3-methylbut-2-enyl-diphosphate synthase; this translates as MTPRRPTRPVYVGDSRTGIVQIGGGLPDWAGRATAPAPVSVQTMTAGYTHDVDACVAEIDRLHAAGADIVRVAVPEKKDTAALPEILARTSVPIVADVHFHFQRALEAVEAGVHKIRLNPGNINERAQVVEVIRACKTAGVPIRVGVNEGSIVERRDKQKRLKELGAVFSEQKHGYLLAIMVTKLEEYLDVFYEEDFRDIVISAKSMDAALTIDAYTEISRRFDHPLHLGVTHAGPRETGCIRSVVALGTLLANGVGDTIRISYASDHVGEVEDGLELLYALGLRERKGAELIACPTCGRIQVDLFTLVQEVRRTLTARVELPIKVAVMGCVVNGPGEAEGADVAVFAGDRRGIIYVQGERVANLPEGEILPRLLDECLRFQERVRRGEARLGEKKVSIVPPDPLGELGSGWEKMAAERVRSTPITIRTT
- a CDS encoding GNAT family N-acetyltransferase translates to MEAFRRDFAIDDRAEHFVAVFDHPSGPRVVGCALLIPDYPEPGVGKLMQMAVDLQRQGEGIGRRLVVELERRAFGELGLREVFCHARDDAMGFYSRLGWRIDGEQFMEVGVPHHRMCLAPPDEEDEGE